In Fibrobacter sp. UWEL, the following proteins share a genomic window:
- a CDS encoding carbohydrate binding domain-containing protein encodes MKSHLQNIIRTCAVGTLLLASFSLASFSDFRDRDASRFKTKEAKQFRPDKDVVSVVMREAIPRGGGYVYQYPRENPEPILTDKFAMEGALSMEIELIASDYSGVAICIAGSVDLEPYYEDGVVEFWIKGAQGGENALFVLVDDGVKTGGESMQVKLRSKSLGEITTEWKHFSIPLKLFGKTGVYWDAKNTREVMLPFAWSNFKGFRLEVRKDENESFKVWIDDIVIKKHGKAYEGPAYYPFRNEI; translated from the coding sequence ATGAAATCACATTTGCAGAACATCATCAGGACGTGTGCTGTTGGCACCCTCCTCCTTGCATCTTTCTCCTTGGCGAGCTTTAGCGACTTTAGGGATCGAGATGCTTCCCGCTTCAAAACTAAGGAAGCTAAGCAATTCCGCCCGGATAAGGACGTGGTAAGCGTCGTTATGCGTGAAGCCATCCCTCGTGGTGGTGGATACGTTTACCAGTATCCCCGTGAAAACCCGGAACCGATCCTCACCGATAAGTTCGCTATGGAAGGCGCTCTTTCCATGGAAATCGAACTTATTGCTAGCGATTATTCCGGTGTGGCAATCTGTATTGCAGGTTCTGTGGACCTGGAACCGTACTACGAAGACGGTGTTGTTGAATTCTGGATCAAGGGTGCCCAGGGTGGCGAAAATGCCCTGTTTGTGCTTGTGGACGACGGTGTGAAGACTGGTGGTGAATCCATGCAGGTGAAGCTCCGTTCCAAGAGCCTTGGCGAAATTACTACTGAATGGAAGCATTTCAGCATTCCTCTGAAGCTCTTCGGCAAGACCGGTGTGTACTGGGATGCCAAGAATACTCGTGAAGTGATGCTCCCCTTCGCATGGTCTAACTTCAAGGGTTTCCGTCTTGAAGTCCGTAAGGACGAAAACGAATCCTTCAAGGTTTGGATCGACGATATTGTGATCAAGAAGCATGGCAAGGCTTACGAAGGCCCGGCCTACTATCCGTTCCGCAACGAGATTTAA
- a CDS encoding glycoside hydrolase family 5 protein, with protein sequence MKISKILAALSASFILCSCTSDGGGLTKADNSGSGTTGGATTHAKVDYSLGRAMNMRLGKGINLGNAWDSHAYNSCGTLREDDALEYVNLSGESKSITLTSSDQMFFGNIPASRYNSDCADRLDRGWNNPIDNNYFALVKAAGFNSIRLPVRWQHNSDPITHKVNPERLAGVLEDVGLAVNAGLAVVVSFHWYYEIMFAANHAKTHPDLYESELFHFISIWTEVATALNVFPDDMIVFDILNEPTMTSVEKLNEVMTAGYTAIRAAAPGKTIMFESKASAKFAELSSLTLPQDGNIIYSGHYYEPYGFTHQGHSYACKGDAAYSMTAAADLKTYVASAKSLYPDVVSGYSVPMNMGEFGVSGGPNANKSSCKSGETPPTNAAKARWTQGVVAAAEALGISWHYWGLAGVGGFEAYDKNSGQWYEGFPTAFGL encoded by the coding sequence ATGAAGATTTCGAAGATTTTGGCAGCATTGTCTGCATCCTTCATTCTCTGCAGTTGCACCTCCGATGGTGGCGGACTGACGAAGGCTGATAACTCAGGCTCCGGAACCACAGGCGGGGCAACCACCCATGCAAAGGTGGACTACTCCTTGGGCCGTGCTATGAATATGCGTTTGGGCAAGGGCATTAACCTGGGAAACGCCTGGGATTCCCATGCTTATAACAGTTGCGGCACCTTGAGAGAGGATGATGCTCTGGAATACGTAAACTTGAGTGGTGAATCCAAGTCCATTACACTGACATCTTCCGACCAGATGTTCTTTGGAAACATTCCTGCTAGTCGCTACAATTCCGACTGCGCCGACAGACTGGACCGTGGCTGGAACAACCCCATTGACAATAATTACTTCGCACTGGTCAAGGCAGCAGGTTTCAATTCCATCCGTCTGCCGGTCCGCTGGCAGCATAATTCCGACCCCATCACCCATAAGGTGAACCCGGAACGTTTGGCTGGCGTCCTAGAAGACGTTGGACTCGCCGTGAATGCGGGCCTGGCCGTTGTGGTCAGTTTCCACTGGTACTACGAAATCATGTTCGCAGCAAACCACGCAAAGACCCATCCGGACCTTTACGAATCTGAATTGTTCCATTTCATCAGCATCTGGACCGAAGTGGCAACCGCCTTGAACGTTTTCCCCGATGACATGATCGTATTCGACATCCTGAACGAACCCACCATGACTTCTGTAGAAAAACTGAATGAAGTCATGACCGCCGGCTATACCGCAATCCGCGCAGCCGCCCCGGGTAAGACTATCATGTTTGAATCCAAGGCATCCGCCAAGTTCGCAGAACTTTCTTCCCTGACACTTCCTCAGGATGGCAACATCATTTATAGCGGTCACTATTATGAACCCTATGGCTTTACCCATCAGGGCCACAGCTACGCATGTAAGGGTGACGCAGCCTACTCCATGACAGCGGCAGCCGACCTGAAGACCTACGTCGCTTCCGCAAAATCGCTTTATCCTGACGTTGTCAGCGGCTACTCCGTCCCCATGAACATGGGCGAATTCGGCGTGTCCGGCGGACCAAACGCAAATAAGAGTTCCTGCAAGAGTGGCGAAACTCCCCCTACTAACGCAGCAAAAGCCAGATGGACACAGGGCGTGGTCGCCGCAGCAGAAGCCTTGGGTATCTCCTGGCACTACTGGGGTCTTGCAGGCGTAGGCGGCTTCGAAGCCTACGACAAGAACTCCGGCCAATGGTACGAAGGCTTCCCCACCGCATTCGGGTTATAA
- the lpxA gene encoding acyl-ACP--UDP-N-acetylglucosamine O-acyltransferase: protein MIHPSAFVHPSVKIPESAVIGPWCLVDEGSEIGEGVVLESRVHIYGHVRVGSYTHVFDGAVLGAPPQDLKYNGEPTRLEVGENCTIREYCTLNRGTVQGGGCTRVGDKVLIMAYSHVGHDCQIADGVVIANGCQLGGHVRIGKFATIGGVTAIQQRNQVGAYAFVGGTYKVDKDVPPCTKAFGTPIRYGALNLHALRLHPEEFPQERIQNLERAYRELYRGKRPMADVVEELKNSQEELFKEFFDEHWGGSLIRP, encoded by the coding sequence ATGATTCACCCCTCCGCATTTGTACACCCTTCCGTTAAAATCCCCGAATCCGCAGTGATTGGCCCCTGGTGCCTGGTGGACGAAGGTTCCGAAATCGGGGAAGGTGTCGTCCTGGAAAGCCGAGTACACATTTATGGGCATGTACGCGTCGGGTCCTATACGCATGTATTTGACGGTGCCGTACTAGGGGCTCCTCCGCAGGATCTCAAATATAATGGGGAGCCCACCCGTCTGGAAGTGGGTGAGAACTGCACTATTCGAGAATACTGCACCCTAAATCGCGGGACGGTTCAAGGGGGCGGCTGTACCCGTGTGGGCGACAAGGTTTTGATTATGGCTTACTCTCACGTCGGGCATGACTGTCAGATTGCCGACGGGGTAGTGATCGCCAACGGCTGTCAGCTAGGCGGTCACGTTCGCATCGGGAAGTTCGCTACCATCGGTGGGGTGACCGCAATCCAGCAGCGCAATCAGGTGGGCGCCTACGCCTTCGTGGGTGGCACCTACAAAGTGGATAAGGATGTGCCCCCCTGCACGAAGGCTTTTGGAACGCCTATCCGCTATGGCGCATTGAACCTTCACGCCCTTCGCCTCCATCCCGAGGAATTTCCGCAGGAACGAATCCAGAATCTGGAACGTGCTTATCGGGAATTGTACCGCGGCAAACGCCCTATGGCTGACGTGGTTGAAGAACTGAAGAACAGTCAGGAAGAACTCTTCAAGGAATTCTTTGACGAACACTGGGGCGGAAGTTTAATTAGGCCTTAG
- a CDS encoding glycosyltransferase — protein sequence MGSIIIGCLTAIYVLLFLFFVIGLLKTHRYKGVKATPSVTVVVPMRNEEEFAQRTLEALAIQDYVGEWEVICVDDRSTDSTKEILEKFATTHPKFRVLSLDPSLPQIASPKKRALESAFKIAKYEVLLTMDADCIPRKSWITAMAGRFTDGICIVQGPKQNNGTRTMPHLFQKLETLGYTAMEAAGFSWGHPIVASAACLAYKKDLFFEVGGFGDLINLSSGDDDMLIHKMMKIPGTKVCYNLDKDAVIETAPVHTWKQLFNQRARWSSNGTSYESKPYILMLTLIYTYYIWMFVSPWCVALFDCPWQWCAFSILPKFIIDFIFLGIASWKLHSKKKMLAFIPTELIQIPMIVFCVPAGITGAFRWK from the coding sequence ATGGGTAGCATTATTATCGGATGTCTTACAGCGATTTACGTGCTGTTGTTCCTATTCTTCGTAATAGGACTTTTGAAGACGCACCGCTATAAAGGAGTGAAGGCCACTCCCTCCGTGACGGTGGTGGTTCCCATGCGTAACGAAGAGGAATTTGCCCAGCGCACTTTGGAAGCGCTAGCAATCCAGGATTACGTGGGAGAATGGGAAGTCATTTGCGTAGACGACCGCTCCACAGATTCCACCAAGGAAATCCTGGAAAAGTTCGCCACTACTCACCCGAAATTCCGAGTTCTTTCTCTGGACCCGAGCCTCCCCCAGATTGCAAGCCCCAAGAAGCGCGCTCTGGAAAGCGCTTTCAAGATTGCCAAGTACGAAGTGCTCCTGACCATGGATGCCGACTGCATTCCCCGCAAGAGCTGGATTACCGCCATGGCGGGCCGCTTCACCGATGGCATCTGCATCGTGCAGGGTCCCAAGCAGAATAACGGCACCCGCACCATGCCTCACCTGTTCCAGAAGCTGGAAACCTTGGGCTACACCGCCATGGAAGCGGCAGGTTTCAGCTGGGGACACCCCATTGTGGCAAGCGCCGCCTGTTTGGCATACAAGAAGGACTTGTTCTTTGAAGTAGGCGGTTTCGGCGACCTGATCAACTTGAGCAGCGGCGATGACGACATGCTGATTCACAAGATGATGAAGATCCCGGGAACCAAAGTCTGCTACAATCTGGATAAGGACGCCGTCATTGAGACCGCCCCTGTTCACACCTGGAAGCAGCTGTTCAACCAGCGCGCCCGCTGGAGCAGTAACGGCACCAGCTACGAAAGCAAGCCCTACATTCTGATGCTGACATTGATTTACACCTACTACATCTGGATGTTTGTAAGTCCCTGGTGTGTGGCGCTCTTTGATTGCCCCTGGCAGTGGTGTGCGTTCAGTATTCTACCCAAGTTCATCATCGACTTTATCTTCCTGGGCATTGCCTCATGGAAGCTTCACAGCAAGAAGAAAATGCTTGCGTTCATTCCTACGGAACTGATTCAAATTCCCATGATTGTGTTCTGCGTACCCGCAGGAATCACCGGCGCATTTAGATGGAAATAA
- a CDS encoding CCA tRNA nucleotidyltransferase: MAQVQTLDGRSFEPDLPGRLLKIAGEIREAGGRAYLVGGWVRDAMLGGNCRDYDIEVYDMEQDALVAILSKYGRCNLVGKAFGVIHLAMKGLSLDFSFPRTESKVGYGHRGFVVHTDAKLTFREAALRRDFTINAMGMELPDLTLCDPYNGVEALKAGLLRHVGPAFAEDSLRILRGVQFASRFKLSLAPETVEMCRTLSLDDLSIERLFEEFKKWLLKPGKPSLGLKAFLDIKLDEYFPEIRPLAAAGSAAANLASDVSWDALGELLDNLSAVEGLNDEDRMVLMFAGLLAGNPNDVLKFLARITNEIKLTRGVPLLLANVFKYEPQATLPTDAEIRRLSVELSGLRLYIAFLQSNPMYPAEARQTYAASFKQRATELGVYEKAPAAYLTGKMLMDLGVKPGKEMGELIKKSFELQLDGEIQDADAAISWARLKLQ, translated from the coding sequence ATGGCTCAGGTACAGACTCTTGACGGTAGAAGTTTCGAGCCGGATCTTCCCGGCCGCCTTTTAAAAATTGCAGGTGAAATTCGTGAGGCCGGCGGCCGCGCCTATCTGGTGGGCGGCTGGGTCCGTGACGCCATGTTGGGCGGAAACTGTCGGGACTACGACATCGAAGTATACGACATGGAGCAGGACGCCCTAGTGGCAATCCTCTCTAAGTATGGTCGCTGCAATCTGGTTGGTAAAGCATTCGGTGTCATCCATCTGGCCATGAAGGGATTGTCTCTGGACTTTTCCTTCCCCCGTACGGAAAGTAAAGTGGGCTACGGCCATCGCGGTTTTGTGGTTCATACCGACGCAAAATTGACCTTCCGTGAAGCCGCCCTCCGTCGAGATTTTACCATCAACGCCATGGGGATGGAACTTCCGGACTTGACCCTCTGTGACCCGTACAATGGGGTAGAGGCCCTGAAGGCGGGACTCCTCCGTCATGTAGGTCCCGCTTTCGCCGAAGACTCCCTACGTATCCTTCGCGGGGTGCAATTCGCCAGCCGTTTCAAGCTCAGTCTTGCTCCCGAAACTGTAGAGATGTGCCGCACTCTTTCTCTGGATGATCTGTCCATCGAACGCCTGTTCGAGGAATTCAAGAAGTGGCTCCTGAAGCCGGGAAAACCTTCCCTCGGGCTAAAGGCCTTCCTGGACATCAAGCTAGATGAATACTTCCCTGAAATTCGTCCGTTGGCTGCCGCAGGTTCCGCCGCGGCAAACCTTGCGTCCGACGTGTCTTGGGACGCCCTGGGTGAACTTCTGGACAATCTCTCCGCGGTAGAAGGCCTGAACGACGAGGACCGTATGGTCCTCATGTTTGCAGGTCTCCTGGCCGGCAATCCTAATGACGTCCTGAAATTCCTGGCCCGCATTACCAACGAGATTAAGCTTACTCGTGGCGTGCCCCTCCTGTTGGCCAACGTTTTCAAGTATGAACCTCAGGCAACTCTTCCCACGGATGCGGAAATCCGCCGCCTGTCTGTGGAACTTTCCGGACTCCGCCTGTATATCGCCTTCCTGCAGAGCAATCCCATGTACCCCGCAGAAGCCCGCCAGACTTATGCCGCTTCCTTCAAGCAGCGCGCCACAGAACTTGGCGTTTACGAGAAGGCTCCCGCAGCCTATCTCACCGGCAAGATGCTGATGGATCTTGGCGTCAAGCCCGGCAAGGAAATGGGCGAACTCATCAAGAAAAGTTTTGAACTCCAGCTAGACGGCGAAATTCAAGACGCCGACGCTGCTATCTCCTGGGCTCGCCTGAAATTACAATGA